One Glycine soja cultivar W05 chromosome 2, ASM419377v2, whole genome shotgun sequence genomic region harbors:
- the LOC114391876 gene encoding DEAD-box ATP-dependent RNA helicase 37-like, whose protein sequence is MRTSWADSADNSAIGSGITNASACPSRGAYVPPHLRNRALSSEVPLAAASHPAVALGNDRVNHSGPAPHQGGGYFKPDHGRQQQQGYGSGFQSGGGGGWNGRGVGRDRGRREANPFENVEAEDQSFSEQENTGINFEAYDDIPVETSGENVPLPVNSFAEIDLGVALNQNIQRCKYVKPTPVQRYAIPISLAGRDLMACAQTGSGKTAAFCFPIISGIMREQYAQRPRVARTAYPLALILSPTRELSCQIHDEAKKFSYQTGVKVVVAYGGAPITQQLRELERGVDILVATPGRLVDLLERARLSLQMIRYLALDEADRMLDMGFEPQIRKIVEQMDMPPPGMRQTLLFSATFPKEIQALASDFLSRYVFLAVGRVGSSTDLIAQRVEYVLESDKRSHLMDLLHAQRETGVNGKQGLTLVFVETKKGADALEHCLCVNGFPAASIHGDRTQQERELALRSFKTGNTPILVATDVAARGLDIPRVAHVVNFDLPNDIDDYVHRIGRTGRAGKMGLATAFFNEGNFNMAKPLADLMQEANQEVPAWLSRYAARATYSGGNRNRKSGGSRFGGRDFRKEGSFNKATDYYGGGTGGGYCGNYGGGYGQGVPSAWD, encoded by the exons ATGAGAACTTCGTGGGCGGATTCTGCTGACAACTCTGCCATTGGTTCTGGCATCACCAATGCCTCGGCTTGCCCTTCCCGGGGAGCTTATGTACCGCCACATCTTCGGAACCGGGCATTGTCGTCAGAGGTTCCTCTGGCGGCAGCGTCACACCCGGCGGTGGCTCTGGGGAATGACCGGGTTAATCATAGTGGTCCAGCTCCTCATCAGGGTGGTGGTTACTTTAAACCTGATCACGGGCGGCAGCAGCAGCAAGGATATGGTTCTGGTTTTCAGAGTGGTGGTGGCGGTGGCTGGAATGGTAGAGGGGTGGGGAGGGACCGTGGGAGGCGTGAGGCGAACCCTTTTGAGAATGTTGAAGCTGAGGATCAATCTTTTAGTGAGCAAGAGAATACGGGGATTAACTTTGAGGCATATGATGATATCCCTGTGGAGACTAGCGGGGAGAATGTGCCACTGCCCGTGAATTCATTCGCGGAAATAGATTTGGGTGTGGCATTGAATCAGAATATACAGAGATGCAAGTATGTGAAACCAACCCCGGTTCAGAGGTATGCCATTCCGATTTCTCTTGCGGGGCGAGACTTGATGGCCTGTGCTCAGACTGGGTCAGGAAAGACAGCTGCCTTTTGCTTCCCTATTATAAGTGGAATCATGAGGGAGCAATATGCTCAAAGGCCGCGTGTGGCTCGAACTGCTTATCCGCTGGCACTTATCCTCTCCCCTACAAGGGAGCTTTCATGTCAG ATACATGATGAGGCCAAAAAGTTTTCTTATCAAACTGGTGTCAAAGTGGTGGTTGCTTATGGAGGAGCACCAATCACCCAACAG TTACGGGAGCTTGAGAGAGGCGTTGATATTCTGGTGGCAACTCCAGGACGATTGGTGGATTTGCTTGAGAGGGCTAGGTTGTCATTGCAGATGATAAGATACTTGGCTCTTGATGAGGCAGATCGGATGCTGGATATGGGTTTTGAGCCTCAAATAAGAAAGATAGTTGAACAAATGGACATGCCTCCTCCAGGCATGAGACAGACGCTGTTGTTTAGTGCCacatttcccaaagagatacag GCTCTTGCATCAGATTTTCTTTCACGTTATGTGTTTCTGGCTGTTGGAAGGGTCGGTTCAAGTACTGATCTAATTGCTCAAAGAGTAGAATATGTGCTCGAGTCAGACAAGAGAAGCCACCTCATGGACCTTCTTCATGCTCAGAGGGAAACTGGAGTTAATGGCAAG CAAGGTCTGACATTAGTTTTTGTGGAAACGAAGAAAGGAGCTGATGCATTGGAACACTGCTTGTGTGTTAATGGATTTCCTGCAGCTAGCATTCATGGTGACAGAACACAACAA GAAAGAGAACTAGCATTGAGGTCATTCAAGACTGGAAACACACCAATTCTAGTGGCAACAGATGTTGCTGCACGTGGTCTTGACATCCCACGGGTAGCACATGTGGTAAATTTTGATCTTCCCAATGACATTGATGATTATGTGCACCGGATAGGAAGAACGGGGCGAGCTGGTAAAATGGGATTAGCAACGGCCTTCTTCAACGAAGGTAATTTCAACATGGCTAAACCATTAGCTGATCTGATGCAAGAAGCAAATCAAGAAGTACCTGCCTGGCTCAGCCGTTATGCGGCAAGGGCTACTTACAGTGGTGGCAACAGAAATAGGAAGTCGGGGGGATCCCGTTTTGGTGGCCGAGATTTTAGGAAAGAGGGCTCGTTTAATAAAGCAACAGATTACTATGGTGGCGGAACTGGTGGTGGATATTGTGGCAATTATGGTGGAGGGTATGGTCAAGGTGTGCCTAGTGCTTGGGATTAG